CTTTAAAATTTCTGTTCTTGGTAATGATCCATTACtaatactaatgttttttttttttttttaatgtttcatattaaatgaaaaattcaaGTTCCCAGTTTAAATTTCTTTTGAAAAAGTTGGTTTAGTTCAATTATTaacaactaatttaaaaaaataaaatagttaaaaatcaAAGTAAAGTATGTACCTATTTTATTATTgcattagtaaaataataattgaatattattcAGCTTTAAATACtggtaaaataattatatgtattgaGTTTGGGATTAGAAGCATTTTGTTTGCTGTattatgaatataatttaaaaaaaaaaaattaattgaataatgTACAACTTAATGGCTAAAGTATAAATATACTAACAAATTTAcacaaactttaaataaaaaggtAGAACAGCTGTCTGGGGACATAACTTACCCAGCATAATatactatctttttttttgtataggagCCAATACAGTCACAAGAAATTATTCAAATGGTTATTAAATGCGGTAAATGTCCGGCGGGAGCATATAGTAGCATGGGTGACACACAAACATGTTTTTTGAATACCCtttcagccaatgaacagatatCATCTGCACTCTTTGAAACACATAAAGGTAAACATTAGTAAATCTTTTAAGATTGTATATATGCCAACAAGAAGTGCAAGAAAGCCCTTTAACCTAACCCTttattagtactttttttttactaggaGAGAGGAATGATCATTCCatcaaaaataactaaataaatatgcaattttcaaaattattttacaaaatgaattaaaatgCATGCAGCACATGAGAAGTCGATATGTAATTCTGAAATGTGAAataagtttttgttttatgtgACATTGCTTAACACCaaccaaatataaaataagcaAACTAAAAATAACTATAACATCACTAATAACATAACTAATATGTAGCATCCTAGTGCCAGTAGACAGACACAGCCAATCCCATTTTCTCACAATTTAGATGAGAAGACCAGAAGCTTAAGTAAGGTAGGTATGTGTTCATCATTGAATTTTGCTGAAAGTACTAATAAaacatttccacttttttttttttggtggggggggggggggcagggaggGGACATATACACCCCAATTTGCAGTATAACAAAATGCATTTTATCTGGCTTTACTGTATTTGTATGAAGATATGAAACACAGGGTAATACAGTATACACAAAGTGCAAATTGTAGataggaaaacaaaatttttgtagcCACTATTAATTTCAGCAGATATTGTCAGTGACCGTACATAGCAGTCACACCTGTGTTACAAACCTCACACCTAATACCATTTATTTCTAATAAAGAAAATATGCCCCACAGCAGTGTGAGCAACCTGATGCAGGGGcataaccagggggggggggggggggttcaaaccccccctcctttagcaccaaatatttaattaatttcttattcatctctcaaacaaatttcatattaaattaataaaattttttaccattacaataattaaatttaagtaccgaaaactgctaaaatagcactattttacaccttaaaattcaaattaaattttcccggggaaggacccccgtacacccccccccccccccgctttaatacggggggccatgcttcttaacaccccccatacacaaatcctggctacgccactgacctgATGGCACTGCAAACACTGATTTATTGGTAGTGACTGACTACAGGGGTTGAATTACATGTCCAAAATCTTGACAGTTGCTACCTGCAATATTTTTGGGAAAGGCAAACTAAAAATTTGTTGTAAAGTCTCTCAAGTCCAATCAAGATGTCTCAGCATTTGAAGAGTTGCTGGCCGGTGACCCAAAGGTCACAGTTTCGAATCCCGGTTGGCTCTGGGATGTTCTTCCCGGGCCCAGTACTGGGTACTGTGTTGTGTGAAACATGCACCAGAAGGCAGTGATGAGCCACTGCTGAATCATCTTGCCTAGTACTCCCCAAATACACCATAGCCTTCTTTCCATCGGGGGTCCAAACCAGTCTGGTGGCCAATcaagccataaaaaaaattttaatttttttttctcctccaggTGTCAAGTGCAGCCGGAGCTCGCGATGACGTGATTCAGAAGTCGCTGGGACCTTCTTTCTCAGGGTGAGTTTTACTGTACTGGAAACATTCACTGCTGCTTAGACCACTGGGTGTCTGGAACCTTCCTTTCTTCTCTCTTTCTTGGTGAGTACATCATTGCGATAACCAAGTTATAAATGCCGGTAAACTCCACAATCCTCCGGTCTCTCGGCTGGCGTCAGTCAAGCATTAGCcggtgcctcgtgcctcgaccACCTTGCAAATTACATAACTTTGTGTGTCAGCTGTTTCACACTTCACTGCGTAGCCGTTCTCAAGATGTATTTTCTATATCCTTCCGCCACATGCCTGTACTGGCATTTCCATTAGCCCGCAGACCTGTGGGCAGGGCTGTCGAAAGGGTGAGACGGGGGTAAGGGTCCGATATCCGGGGGTGGCAGAGGACTCAGTTTTAAGATTGATAGTATAATTCACAGTAAACCTTTTAAGTTATGTGATACATGCACAtcacctagattttttttttaagtgcaacttTTTTGGGCgcaatgggagtaaaatttcaaggctgaattttaaCGCAATGTTTTCATGAAACATTGTTGTTTCATTGAGTTTCCGATGCAAAAAAGACGGAAAATAGGTTGGGGACGGTGCGAAGAACCTGTCGGGCCCCGATTTCTTGAACGGGTTCCACGCAACACAAcagggtttgagcttattttgaagtgagtaataattttgttgattcatattcatttagaaaattgtcttctttctttctttctctctctgcaaTTTTACCCCTTAGACTTACAAGTCAAGGTTTGAATTACCAAAGAAGTTtgacttctatcacatgtacagAGTTCttctcgctctttttttttttttaatgtggatattgaaaaagttgtacattaaattattttcccCCAGGCCCTTGTTTCGCTCGACAGGCCTGCGCTGTGGACACACGTCGAGAACTGTGAAACCTTATTGCTTTacgaatataaaaattttgttaccacatggttcgtaccctcttgtgcaaacaaaaattaagttcTATTTAAGGACCCCGTTACTTCGTCACCTCCACTACTATCTCAAAAACACCTCAAGAAAGCAACAATGTTAAGTAGTTAGTATGCAAAAAATAATTCTATTGATTAGTTAAATTCTTACAGGTAAACCTCTTTAGTCCAGAATTATCTCTAATACACGTATCTCACCCAAGCATAGTGTCTATCTAAAATTTATAGCCGTATCATTTAATTTGGCcactaattacatttacttaTAAGCTCAAAGCATAAAAGTAAAACACACCTTTATAGTTTAAAGGTTAGATGCTAGATGTTaaacatgcttttaaaaaatttcttatacataaaATCTTATACTGTGGCTTTAATGTCTTCAATGTCTTCAATTGCATTCACACAGTGTTGTTTGACGCCAAGtaggaaacaaaagaacattgaaATACCCCTGTTTATCCATTACTTGCACAAAATCAGTCTTTTTTAAGGAGTTTTTTATATAGGATAATCAgtgaaatttaagaaattttaagggcccttattcaattaaagacaaattaaggacttttttagGCTAATGCAAAAGCTGTACAAACCTTGCAACAAGTTAAATCAGTTTCTTCAGatcagaaacaaacaaattttttatgcTGTGGAATTACTTTCCTTGATATGCCACCAACCCAACTAAGTATATACCAGagtataaaaacatatttttctctCCTAGTTTAAGAAGGCAATGGTTttcttttatattaaattaaagacgAACTTGAATAATCAGATGCAAATGAGGGATGGTTACAGTTTTGTTTATTCTGTCCTGATATTAAAGGGAGGGTTACTTagaatttatacaaaaaatatttatgatgcaTAATGCTATAGGTTTTAAAAAAGCCAGCATTTACACAGCTATCAAATTTAAAAGCTACGAATTAATATATTCTTTACGTGtaaatgaataaaatgaaatcCCATGTAAGAAAGCAATTTAGGAATAAGATATTGTAATTCATAAACTTATACCAACTATCGTAACTAAGATGTAGGAAAATTGTTTGCATTAGCTCAATTGcgttaaaattacaatatatgtaatttttttaatattgcagaTCAGCTCGAGTACGGAATGACATCATCATGTACAGGCCGAGTGGCGAGGAAGCGATGGATGGTGGATACGACTTGCTCGCACGTAAAACTGAGGTCCAGTGTGTGAAGTCCGGCCTGCAGTGTGCACGCGATGGCACGACGCTCGTGGAGTGCTCTGGCTCGTTGGAGGCAGTCAGCGCGTGGGACTGTCGCAGGATCTTCCCCAAGCACTTGTTCCTGGGCGAGGATGCCGTGGAAGTCCTCTGTGACCCTTTCCGTGGGAGCTGCGCTGCTCTGATTCAGGTCGCAGAGCCGGACGACAGTCGCCCAGGACCGATGCCAGCAGACCAGAACGGTTTTCATCAAGAGACGAGCACACCAAACAAAATTCTTAGTTTAACAAATGAAAAAGATGATTTTCCTTCCAAAGGACAGAACTTAAATAACAAGCTTACTGCGATTCCAGCTAATATTAGTACCAATGAAACTCAAAATAGCACTACTGAGAATCCAACTGCTTTGTTGAATTCTGCCAACAAGAATGAATTTCCAGTAGACAGTAATTTACAAAATGAAGGCGCAGATTCTCGAGGGAAGGAAAATATTTCAAGCACATCAGCCAACATCACTGGCGCAGGGAACAATAGTGAAAGCGCAAACCCGGTAGCTTCCCTGCCTTACGTAAAATGCACGACCCTAGGTATGCACTGCGCAGATGCAACCACTATTGTTGACTGCGATGACAAGTCTTCAGAACCTCTCTTCGAACTGTCCTGTTCATCCATGCTGCAGTCCTCGGACATGGAAAGCGAATCCGGCCTGTGCGATAACGTCACCGCCTCCTGTCTGCTCAACCTCGAAGGCGTCCCGCTTCGGATGCGCGTATTTCAGTCCGACGAAAGTACGGGATCCGTGTGTCAGGACGGAACTCTGACGTGCGCGGACAACGTGACTCTGGTGGCATGTTCCGGAGACAGCAGCATCCCCAACTACGCCATAAACTGTGCAGGCGAAGAGAGCAACGACATTTTCTCCTCATACTGCGATGCGGAGCAGAAAGGCTGTGTGATAAAGCGAAAAGACTCCAGCTACGAGCCGGTGAGTCAAAGCTCCGCAACACCCGTCACGCAGAGTGCGGAAACCAAGAAGCCTCCCTCGATCGTGGCCATACCGAGCATGTTCCTGATCCCGCCCCTCATCCCACTGTCGGAGAGCGTAGGCACCACCCCCGAGGCGAGCGCGCCTCTGTGTCGAGAGGCAGGCTGGAAGTGCGCCAACTCGAGCTCCCTGGTGCTGTGCTCGACCGGGACGGAGCCGGTAGTGCAGCTGGACTGCGGCGCCGTCGACCACCCCTACTGCGACGTGATGGCCGGCCGCTGCGTGCTGGGAGGGGGCAGCGTCCCCCAGAGCCCGTGCACCCGCCCAGGTCTGCAGTGCATCGCCGGGCACGTGCTCGGCTGGTGCTCGGCCAGCCTGCAGGTGAGACACGCCTCGCCCTGCGAGACCGTGTGCGACCCCGACACGCACGGCTGCCAGGAGACGCCCTCCCCCGAGACCTCCCGGCAGTCCTCGTCCAGCGACGCTCCATCCACCACCACCGCCGCGCCGGCTCAGCCCCCGTCCAGCGTCGTCCCGCCCGTGCTGCCGCTCCGCCGCGCCCTGCCCGGGCCGTGCTCCAAGCCCGGCATGCAGTGCGTCGGGACCGACATGCTGGGGTCGTGCGACGAGGACCTGGCTCTGAGCTACGTGGTGCCCTGCGCCAAGCTGCTTCCCTACGCTGACGCCAACTCCGTCGAGGTGTTCTGCGACAGGCAGATCGACGCCTGCGCCATGTCCCAGGTGCTGGCTAGTTACTCAGACTAGATGCAGTGCAAAACTATGCCAAGTGGCAGTTACTGATGTGCGAAGTAAGCTCACAAGACTTTACATGAAGGATATTATATTTTCAACACAAGCTGCAgggaaaaaatcaataaaaccTGAACACTTGTGAATTCTTGCTGAGTGTTTTCTTTCAgtagaaaaacattaaaatattaaacttctCATCTGAATATACTGTACAAAGTTAACAATTGCATTGAATTGTACTTAGCTTTTGACAGGAAATACTGTCAGAAGTCAAAGCTAAAATGTCCAGGGTAGTTGGTATGTACTCAGAAACCATCAAGACTGGTTTTGgtactaaaaaaattttcaaagcagaTATACTAAGTTTTTGTTTCaaagaaacaaaatttatttcactgacaGAAATTTGTTTATAGCTCAAATTATTTGtggaattaaaattatattatataattatgtaaaatgttacaaaattaCACTATATATGTTCCTTGAGGTATGCATTATATAATAAAGTACCTGACTATATAAGTAAACTTAAATGCATAATGTCATTGTtggagtattttttttccttcataatttATAGTTCAGAAAATATCTTAGCTATGTTGAAAGTTTATACAACAAGCTCTTAATGCACTGGCTAAAATTCTGAGAAACTGTACTAAAGTCTAAAGAGTATAAGTAAACATTTCTTCAGGGTCTATTAACATCTAGGTTATTTATATGTTATAACatagtataaatatttaaattgccACAGTATTATTACACCATATTTAGCTAGCTTTGCACAgtttacattaaaatgttttacattaGCTCATCACAGTCCACTGTGATTTCTGAATAGTCACCTATTGGATACATTACCATTAAGGATTCACAAAAAATGAATTGTAATGTTTGAAGACATAATTTTCCAGCACCTTTTGCTAACAGATAGCAATAATCATACTCACTGATAGTGATGCAGTGTTGAACCCATGAGCTACGAAATCTGGTTGTCTCTGCACAAAGTACTACTGACTGATCAAAAAGTATGCTggtaaaaaaattcacattactTTGTGGAAACATTAACATTGAAATGCATTAACTATCAgtaaaaaattatctaatttaaGTTTTAACACTTAAGTAACAttctattttaattataaaaaactaTTACCTTTGTCACAAGAAAATAATTATGAACAGAATAAGCTACTGGTAAAGTACTGGAAAATTGTGATTGGGCATAATTACAAGTACCTTttacaaatacacttaataatgtgagactttcataattttttgtttgctGTTGTACACTAGTCCAATAGATGGAGATGGCAGAAAATATGTGCTATCAACATTACTTTTGTATAAAATTTACAGTACCAACATTATGATAGTAGAAAAGCAATTTTTTCTATTAGCAAATCAGCTCGACAAATAGCGTGACAAGAGACAATGCATTTCAAGGTGGCGGTTCTCTGTggtagaggaggggaggggacaGCAACCTAGGTGCTGCGTCGAAAATCGCACACACTCCGATGCCCTTCACAGACTTGTTGCTACGTAGCTCCTCTAATCTTAAGTTCTCTTGCAGTCATCCTCCCCTTCAGAGAGTGGAGCAACCCAGCGACGACactctaaaattaaaacaaatatcgaCAACCACAAAACATCAGAAATTTATATCGCACAAGTTTACGTCAGTCTCTGGCTCATTATGGTTTAACTTACGTTTGgacaagttttaaaattttatatttgaaacaaaaattgagcAAGACACTAAAGTGCAGTTAATAACGTACAGTaactcgaaatgttatttaaacattaaagggaaaaaaaaaattactttagtaaTTTCACGTGCTTACTTACGTACATGATATTCAAGTTAATAAACCTTTACAAGAGAGATTTTCTCGAAAAACATTTAAGCTTTCTAGTCAGCTGGCAGCATCCAAGTGGAAAAATACTATGACGGCATGCGGATCATTGCGAATGGCTAGGATATTTGACAGACGATGGACGACAGTTGCGACAGTTCATCGAGAGTCCAGCTTAACAAAGATTTCCTGGTTTTgtgcaatgaagaaaaaaaactattggttAGTTTACACCAACAGCAAACTGTCTCGTGGCCCCAGACTGCTGTCTCTGTAAAGAGTACTGGATCAGTGCTCTAGCACATGCTCGTGAGCGGgttgttgccccccccccccccccaaccttccTTCCTCCCAAACGCTATACTTGCTAACCAGCGCTACACGAGCTGTGACGTCCGCATGTAACTTGTTAGCGCCAGTCGGCAAACTACAGCTAAATGCTCTCGCTGTCATGTCACGATTGATGCGCCTGTGTTTCCTCTTCACATTTCCACGTTCACATCCTGGTTGACACTCGTGATAAAATAAGAGACAAACACGCTCAAATGGATCTTGCGAACTTAGTAGATGCCTTTCATTTTATGCACGAGCAAAGAAAATTTTATGGAAACATGCTTATTTGTAGTGCTTACTCACCACATAATGAACTGATTTGAGAAGAATATACCAAAATATAGTTCATTCTATTATCTGACTGACTGaatacattcaaaaattcaaataatactACTTTAACTGAACTTTTCCAATAAATGAGTAACTTATTCTCATCACTTCACCTTGAGCAGAATTAACTACTAATTACGGTTAAATGTCACTATAAAATGTACCTAGGGAAAAACATTTAACAGTAGAACATTAGAAAAACCTTTAAAGAGAGATTTCACTGTAGATTAATTTCCAAACAAACAGGTACTTTACTAATGGAGCATGCACATGTGAAAAGCAAT
This genomic window from Bacillus rossius redtenbacheri isolate Brsri chromosome 6, Brsri_v3, whole genome shotgun sequence contains:
- the LOC134532741 gene encoding uncharacterized protein LOC134532741 → MIVKTVVLLACHCLVSSAAGARDDVIQKSLGPSFSGSARVRNDIIMYRPSGEEAMDGGYDLLARKTEVQCVKSGLQCARDGTTLVECSGSLEAVSAWDCRRIFPKHLFLGEDAVEVLCDPFRGSCAALIQVAEPDDSRPGPMPADQNGFHQETSTPNKILSLTNEKDDFPSKGQNLNNKLTAIPANISTNETQNSTTENPTALLNSANKNEFPVDSNLQNEGADSRGKENISSTSANITGAGNNSESANPVASLPYVKCTTLGMHCADATTIVDCDDKSSEPLFELSCSSMLQSSDMESESGLCDNVTASCLLNLEGVPLRMRVFQSDESTGSVCQDGTLTCADNVTLVACSGDSSIPNYAINCAGEESNDIFSSYCDAEQKGCVIKRKDSSYEPVSQSSATPVTQSAETKKPPSIVAIPSMFLIPPLIPLSESVGTTPEASAPLCREAGWKCANSSSLVLCSTGTEPVVQLDCGAVDHPYCDVMAGRCVLGGGSVPQSPCTRPGLQCIAGHVLGWCSASLQVRHASPCETVCDPDTHGCQETPSPETSRQSSSSDAPSTTTAAPAQPPSSVVPPVLPLRRALPGPCSKPGMQCVGTDMLGSCDEDLALSYVVPCAKLLPYADANSVEVFCDRQIDACAMSQVLASYSD